TACTTCGCCAAAGCTTCGAAGGGCACGCAGTGGTCGCTACTTCGCCAAGGCTTCGCAGGGCAAGCAGTAATCAGTGAGCAGTGAGCAGATGCGTACAACAACGTGAGGAGAGAACTACTACCGAGAAAGGGCACCCCGCCAAAGACGCAGTTTACCTTATCGCTGTTCTGGGAAACTGATTACAGATCACTGCTTGCCGATTACTGAAAATCCGGGAAGTAAGAGGACGAGGAGAAGTAGGAGGACGAACGGTTATCCGTAAAGCTCCGACAAGTCCCCGGTGCTGTCGTTGAAGCCTCTATCGGTTACATCCATGCGGTTGAGCATGGTGAAGAGGAGGTTCGACATGGGTTTGTCTTTATCGTCATCGCCTTCGTTGAAGATGTGATACTGATCGTGTTTGAAGCCCATATTGGATCCGCCCGCAAAAACGAGTGGGTAATTGTGATTGTTGTGGGTGCGGCTGTTGGACGTGCCCATGAGAACCATGGTGTTGTCCAACATGCAGCCTTCTCCTTCTGGTGTATGAGCCATCTTGCCAAGGAATCGGGCCAGACCATCGATCAGGCATTTATTCCACTCACCTTGACGCGGGAATCCACCGGGTTTACCAGCTCCGTGAGCCAGCTCGTGTTGAGAGCCTAGACCGAGGGCTTTTGAAAATTGATTGGAGACGTTGCCGTTCATAGCACTCAGCATGTAAGTAGCAATCCGGGTCGAGTCGGTCTGGAAAGCCAGATACATGAGATCGTACATCGTATCGATATATTCGATCGGTGCATCGGTAGAAACATCTAGATCCACACTCCCCTCTTGGACTTTGGGCTTGGGAATATCCAACCATTCCTGGCTACGAGCCACACGCTGCTCAATATCGCGGACGGAGGTTAAATACTCGTCGTATTTTTCCCGGTCTTGTTTACCCAATTTCTTTCTCAGGCTCTGAGACTGATCCATGACCTGATCGAGCATGCTGGCTTCGGTTCCCAAGCGTCGGCGATTTTCTTCAACCGTGTCCGTTCCGTCTCCAAAAAGGCGATCAAAAATCTGCTGAGGTTTATCCAGCCCTGGAATCGGCTGACCGGACTGAGAAAACGATAAGGTCTTGGAACGAGTGGGCATTCCGATACCTCCATCACTGGAAAGCACTAGAGAAGAAAAGCGAGTCAGGTCTCCATGCTTCTCAGCCGCCAGCTGATCCATGGAAACCGTGTTTTTGAAATTCGCTCCACCAAAGCTGGCGCCGGTCAAAAAGATGTCTCCGGTATCGTGTCCACCGATATCGCGACCCGCTGGGTGAGATAGACCACCAATAACAGAAATGTGTTCGCGAAGCGGGTTTAACGCTTCCATCACCTTGGTGCAGCGGAAACTGTCTCCTTCGATCACTGGAAACCAACCCCAATCGCGATCTTCGTGATCGTTAGCCGGAACACTCGCTCCATAAGGAAAGAAAATAGTGCACAAGCGTTTTGGTAGGGTGCTCTTTGCGGTCGATGCCAAAGCGCTTCCACGCATGCAATCGAGAAAGGGTAAACTCATGGCCACACCCGTTGCACTACGCAGGAAGGTACGGCGATTCATATGCCAGGATTTGGGTTTCATGTCTTTTATTAGCTATTGTTTCTAAAAATTGAGATGTGATGAGTAGCAAGGCGCAAACGACAGTCTTGTGAGGGAGCGTAGATTCCTACGTGACCAAACAAGATGTCGTTTGGAACGCAGCTAATCGCGCATGTCGCTTTTAACCTTCGAATGGACTCTCGAGAACAGCCAAGTATTGCTAACGAACTAACCTTATTTCTAGAAAGATTCATACGATCCAATTTCTAAATTTAAATATTCTGTCCATTCGACGGTGATTGAGACAATAGAGGTTAGCGGGTAAGAAACAACTTGGACGTTACTATCGAATCGATCAAGTCGTCCAGCCGATAGTCATCCTTTTTAAAGTCTTTTGTCAGGTGATCAATTTGCTCGCGATCCGTAAATTCAAGCGACCTGCCGAGGGCGTAGGTGGTTAATTTCCGCACGAGAGCCTCTGCAAATTGGTCTTCTTTCTCAGATAAAAGATAGGCCTTTAAAGCTTCAGGACCTTGAATTTCATGTCCGTCCGGCATCACATCCGAGGCTTCAACGGCAGCTAACTCTTTCTTGTCACGCGTTTGCCCCTTCTTCTCAGCCACCAAGCGAATGGCTTCTGAACGGAAGAGCCCCACAGCATCAAAATTCTCCAGCGGGATACCCCAGGGATCAATGTTTTTATGGCAATCACCGCAGGCAGGATCTAAACGGTGAATCTCCAATTGCTCCTTCAATGTCATCTGAGCGAATCCCGGAGTCTCAGGATCCAGCGATGGCACATTGGCTGGCGGTGGAGAAGGAGGATCATCGAGTAAACGTTCCAAGATCCACACCGCTCGATCAATCGGATGCGAATCCTCACCGGTGGAATTGCCGACCAACATACTCGCCTGAGTAATTAAACCACCGCGACGATGCTCGGGAAGCAAAGGTACCCGAATCATAGCATTCCCCGTAACGCCCTCGATGCCATAGTGGTTAGCCAGGATCTCGTTGAGCATGGTAAAGTCAGAATCAAGGAAGTTAAGTGCCGAGAGATCATTGTAGAGAATCTCGGAAAAGAAGGCCTGCGATTCTTTCCGCATAGCTGGCACCACTCGCTCATTGAAGTCGGGGTAAAACTGCGGATTCACCGCCACCCGTTCCAAGGCCTGCAGATCCAACCATTGATCGGTAAACTGCTCAATGAAGCGTTTGGCCTGAGGAGCTCCTAACATGCGCTGTACCTGCTTCCTCAATACCGAGGCACGAAGGATCTTTTTATTTTTGGCCAACGATAGAAGCTCATCGTCAGGCATCGAACTCCACAAGAAATAAGAAAGACGTGAAGCTACTTCATAACCATCCAACTTCCTACTCCCCTCTCCTTCCTCAAGAGGCTCGACCAGATAAATAAACTGAGGCGAGATGAGCACCATGGACAATGCCTGTCGCATAGCGTCAATGAAAATTGGATACACAGGACGCACTTCTTTGTAGAAAGACAGAATGTCGTTCACTTCACCTTTGGTTGGAGGTCGACGATAGGCCCGGGTCATAAAACGCTTCAGCACTTCCTTCGCGTAGGCGGTTTCGTTCTTTGGAACCTCGAGCCCTTTATACAAAATGTCGGTGTGATGCTTGGGTGGCCAACTATCAAATTCGTTCACGACCAAACTGACGGACTCAACGACCAACCAGGGTTGTTCAGGATCAGGATCGTTCAATTCTCGATACTGCTCATTGATACGCAGGCGAAAGATGTCCATGGCTTCACCGCCATCGTCGTAGATGTTATGCACATTCACCAGGAAGCCTGGAAAGTTGGGAGTCACGCTCAGCATGGGATAATGTTCGAGCCGGCCATGGAACGTGTAGAGTCCTGGTTCCTCGGCTGTATCCCAGATGTCGATGTCCTCCCCGACTGAACCACCTGTCACATAAGTGTCCGGCCGCAGACCTACCCGGACACGCATCCTCGGAGGACCTTTCCCCTCAGGAATCACCGCGTGGGCCTTTACCTTAACCGTCACAGGTCCTGTGGTCGGGTAATCCATCATGCGCAGCCAGAAGCTGTTACCCGGCTGAATGTTGCTGGTATTAACTACCGGATCAGGTCGATCGGCACGGCGGGGCGCATTGGTCGTAGTGAAAGCTTCGTAACGTTTGGGTTGCTCGCCATCGACCAGGGCAACACTCAGACCATATTGGGCGGCCTTGAGGTAATACTCCAGTTGCATCGACGACATGCCCATAACGGAACCGTTATTTTGAAAGCCATCGTGACTGGCGGTTTCCGGCGGGAGGTTGGTCGCGTAATCCAACTCTACCCCGAGCAGGTCGGACATGGTGTTGTTGTATTCATAACGTGTCATTCTACGAAGCACACCGAGCCCATTGGTAGAACGACGAATCTCGGAAGCTTCGGTCATTTCTTCCGTAATCCAGTCAACTAGCGTTCGACGTTCCTCATCACTCGGTTGAGCCTCATCCTCAGGCGGCATATCTCCGAGGTGGAGCAGATCCAGAATATCGTGCCAGGTTTCCCGATCGCGACCGCCTACAAAATCCAGGTCCAGGTTATCCACCCGCACATCGTTCTTCTGTTTGTCCGGTCCGTGGCAATCCACACAGTACTTGGTCAATAAAGGAGCCACTTCCTTTTCATAGGTAATCGTACGTGCCTCCAACAATGCAACTGCAGTAAGGGAAATAAGACAACTTAGGGATATAACTTTCATCAGTCGGGTAGACTTTGGGTAAATACCCCTTCACTTCTCTACGTTTCAGCGCTTGGGTCAATGAAGAATACCCAGAATTGGCGGGATTGGAAAACAAATGATTTTTCCACCTCAGAGGTTCAGGCATTCGTAAATGGCACCCTCGAGGGAAATGCAAATAACCCGCACTTCTTTCATTCTCTGGTTTTCAGGCAGGTCTTTTTCTGATTCTTTTAAGATCAATTCTTTCCATACATATCGTCATGAACCATTGGGTACGTCATTCTCTCACAACGCTGTTGTTAATTCTATCTGCATCGGCGTATGCGCAAAAAGCCCAGCATCCGCTGGACCCACTTCGCTGGGAGGAGTATTGGACCGTATCAAAATCGCTCCATGAAGCGGGACACTATGACAAAGATACCATCCTATCCTCGATCAATTTGCTGGAACCGAAAAAGGACGTTGTATTGAAGTGGAAACCTGGCAAATCGATTCCTCGATCAGCCATGGTCATCGTACGCAAAGAGGAGAAAACCTATAGAGCCATTGTTGATCTTAATAAGGCAGCCGTTACCGAATGGACTTTATTGGAACGTATCCAACCCATGTGGAATGGGTCGGACTACGGTTCGATGGAGGATAAACTGATGGAACACCCAGAAGTTGTTGCCGCCCTGGAAAGACGGGGATACAGCGACTTAACTTTCATCAGCTCGTCGACCCTGCCCTTGGGGCCCATGGGCATTAAGGAGGAGGAAGGTCGCCGTATTGGTCACGCTGTGTTTTTTGAATATCGCGGGGAACGTACTGGCTGGCATCGTGAGATCGATGGTCTGGTCGCAGTGGTTGATTTAAATTCTGAAGAGATACTTCGCGTGGATGACGAGGGAGCGGTACCGACACCCGATATATCCATGGATTATGACCGAGGCAGCATCGGTAAGGCCAGGGAAGTTCCGGGGCCAATCTTTATTCAGCAACCGCTTGGGCCTGGATTTAAAATCGATGGTCACATTATCGAATGGCAGAACTGGAGATTTCACGTAAGGCCCGATGTACGCCTGGGTATGATCCTATCCGATGTCACTTACCAAGACGGGGATGATATGCGAAAGGTCATGTATCAGGGGAGTTTGTCCGAGATCTTTGTTCCTTACATGGATCCCGCGATAGGATGGTATAACAAGAACTATATCGACTCCGGCGAATACACAGACTCGGGGCTCGTAAAGCCTATGATTGCCGATGTCGACTGCCCGCCTCACACCCATTACATGGACGCCACATTTGCGGACAATCAGGGACGTCCCCAGTTACACAACCGGATGATTGGTATCTTCGAACGCGAACCGGGAGATCCTTCCTGGCGACATTATAAAGGCCCTGAAGAAGGGGGTCCGGTTGGACGAGTCAAAAGAGACTTGGTTGTCCGAACTGCAGCGGTGTTGGCAAACTACGACTATATCTTTGATTGGGTCTTCCAGCAGGATGGTTCAATCGTTGTAAAGGTGGGGGCTACTGGGATGGTAGCTGTTAAGCAAGTGGCTGAGAAGACAGTTCATGAATCGATCAATGGAGATCCCGATGCCTACGGTCGCATAATTGATGAACGGGTGGTTGGGGTGAATCACGATCATTACTTTAATTTCCGGCTCGATCTGGACGTGGACGGTACGGACAACAGCCTTTCCGTTGACAAACTGAGAATCCAACGCCTGCCGGATGATCATTCTCGACGCAGTGTGTGGACCGCTCAATCCCACATCGCCCAAACGGAATCGCAAGCCAAGATGAATATCAATCTGGAGAAGCCAGCCATGTGGCGCTTCATGAGTGCCACACGCGAAAACAAGGTGGGACACCCTACCAGTTATCGCATCAAACCGGGTATGACCGGTGCAGCTTTGATTAGTGAAGACGATTCCCCCCGGAAACGAGCAGGCTTTATCAATCATCATTTGTGGGTAACACCCTATGAACAGGACGAATTGTACGCCGCAGGTGAGTTCCCTACCCTGAGCACTCCAGGGATGGGCCTTTCTATGTGGACTATGGACGACCGTGCGATAGCCAACACCGATATTGTGGCCTGGTATACCGTTGGCATGCATCATGTCGTCCGCTCCGAAGATTGGCCGGTCATGCCGGTTGCCTGGCACTCGTTTGAGATTCGTCCGTTTGACTTTTTTGATAAAAATCCGGCGCTGGACCTGCCGAAGTAAGGAGTAGTAATTACCGTATAGGTTATTAGAAATTTTGTAGGACTAGTTGATAGCAACTCAGCCTCGATGAGATCCGGAAACGAATAAAAAGGCATCGATGCAAGCATCGAGCCCTACGTATTAAATGGGATTCTACTGAGATTGCCCTGCAACGAGCGATCGCGGCGTTACCGATGAGCAAAGCGAAGACACATCTACAAGCCAAGCGCAGTTTCGACGTAAGAGTTGCAAAGCTGTTGATTGGCGTTCCCAGGTATTTGCTGGTTGATCTGTCTTCACGCTCTTTCCACACTGGGGCCAATGAATTCTATTCGATCTACCCTATTGTTCCTTTGTTTTCTATTTGTTGCATCCTGGTCCCAGGCTGAAGCGCCCAATATCATCCTAATGATGGGTGATGATCACGGCTGGGATGAGGTAGCTTATAATGGGCATCCACATTTGAAAACTCCGGTTCTGGATGAAATGGCAGCAACGGGGCTACGTCTGGATCGGTTTTACTCAGGACACCCTTCCTGTTCACCGACACGTGGCAGTTTCTTAACCGGGCGTCATCCGAATCGTTATGGTACCTTTAGCCCAAACTGGTCGATGAGACCGGAGGAGATCACCATTGGCCATCTCATGAAACAAGCCGGGTATCGGACCGGACATTTTGGGAAGTGGCACGTGGGACCAGTAAAGAAAGCGTCCCCCACGAGTCCCGGAGCGATGGGATTCGATGAGTGGTTGTCGCACGACAATTTTTTCGAACTGGATCCAGTCTTGGTTCGCAACGGTGGAAAGCCTAAGAAGTATCCGGGAGAAAGCTCGGAGATCGTGATCGATGAAACCATTCGCTTCATCGGGGATGCGCAAAAGAAGAAACAACCATTCATGGCCGTGGTATGGTTTGGTTCTCCACATGAACCCTACATGGGGCTTCCAGAGGACCTGGCATTGTATGATGACCTACCGCAAAAATACGCGAAAAAGAAGGTCAAACTAACCAGCGTCGAAACGGGCCAATCGTCGACTCAGATTTTACGCGATGTGCTGCAAGTGCGTTATGCCGAGATAACAGCCATGGACCGGGCTATTGGCAAACTTCGGGATCACCTCGAGAATGAAGGTCTACGCGACAACACCATCGTATTTTATTGCGGCGACAATGGTGTACCTTCAAGCGGCAATGGTGCAACCAATCCTTTCCGAGCACTCAAGGGCTCGGTCTATGAAGGTGGCGTCCGCGTACCCGGCGTACTCGAGTGGCCGGCCATGATATCCCAACCTCGTAGTTCTGATCTGAATACCGTTACCAGTGACCTACTCCCTACCCTGGCAGAGCTAGTTGGCCAACCCTTACCCGATCGACCTATAGATGGCGTAAGCCTAACTCCGCTGCTAAGCGGCGAAATGAAGGAACGCCCGTCACCAATCATGTTTTGGAATTTCGACACAGGCCCGGAAGAGGCCAACAGCGACAAACCCTACATTGATCCCAAGCTCCAGGAAGGCACTACCCCACTCATAAAAATGATGGCCGGCAAATACACGCGCACCTTCCGTAACTATCATCATTCAGAAATAAAGGACACCGATTACAATGGATCCCGCACTCTCCTTCATGAGCGCTACAAACTGGTGATCGATGGAGAGAAGGACAATGGAGTTGAACTCTTCGATGTAGTCAGAGATCCCTATGAGACTACCAATCTGGCAGAAGAATTACCGGCCATCACCGCTAGCTTACAGGATCAAATGAAGAACTGGCAGGACTCGGTAATCAACAGCCTGACAGCGGCTGACTATTAAGGAGAAGGAGGAAGCGAGAAGAACTCACTAATGGGATGGTTAATTCACACTATCCGGATCTTCGCTATCGATCACTTCAACCTCGCCTATCTTCACATTCGCTTCTTCATTAAAGCGTTTTGTGATGAGGCCCTTCATGTTTTGGCCGTAATAATCGCCTGCTACTTCATTCATCTGCCCAATGGCTGCGGTAAATGACTGTCCTAACGCTCGCATGCTGTACCGTGTTCTCCATAGCATAACCGTCTCACCTTCCTTAAGCTTCTGATAATCATAGGCCATGAGGATAATGAAATAGCGTTCCTCATCGATCATGCGTTTTAGCTGCTCTTCCTCGTAGCGACTTCCAATCAAATCAAAAGCTTCTTCCATCCCAAGTAGTTGAGATTTGTAGTAAGCGTTTCCTTCATTGGCCTCAGAAATAGAAAGCGAGGCGTTGTAGTTAAACTCCAACTCGGAGGAGATATTACTGGGATTATCAAATGCGATGCTTTTGTCAGGTGTGAGGCCACCCATATCATCGAGTGAAGTGTAACCGTGCAGGTCCTGCAGGGAATCCTCAGCTGGTCGCGTTCTTCCCCAGTGAACAACGATAAGCAGATCCGTATTCTCAGGGTCAGGGTCCGGGATAAAATTGTTTTTGCCCAGGTTTAGAGCGACGTCCTGGACGATATCATTAAAGGAAAGATCTTCCATCGATGGATCTGATACTGACCCTGGGTGATAATTACCCTTCAAAAACCTATAAGTCAGGATTTTCTTATCCGGATCTCTAGCACGCTCTTTGGTGAACTCATCCCAGGCTTCAGCTCGAACAGAGACGCGATTGACGGCCAACAAACCGGTGGTGGCGAGGCATAGGAACAGGAAATAAGTGAAGGCAGTTCTTATATTAAGGGACATGATAATAAAAATAACGGAGGTTTGTAAAAGAGGGTTACATACAAGAGAGACAACACCAAGGACTTCAGGATCCCTCCACAATTTTCAAAAGGAATCTAAACAAAACTGGCCTATTCTCAAGCTCTGATTGAATCACATCCCACGGCCATTCATATACAAGATTTAGCTGTGTATGGACTGATCTAAATTAATTCAGACCTGCTTCAGGTTCATCAAGAACTTCAATCTCACCCACCTTGACTCGTGAATCGTCGGTAGCGCGTTTCATAACCAATTCCTTTTGATTGGTGCCGAAATAGTCACCAGCAATCTGGTTCATACTCCGAATCGCTTCATCAAATGGTTGCCCGGTGGAGCGAATATTGTAGCGCGTCCGCCAAAGCAGAACCTTTTCCCCTTTTCGGAGTTTTTGAAAGTCGTAGACATTGAGGACCACGAAATACCGCTCCTGATTGATCAGTGTGTTAAGTTCCCACTGCTGCCTGGGAGACCCATGGAATTCAAATGCCTGCTCCATACCCAGCAACTGCGCTTTCTTGAACGAGGCTGCGTTGTGCGCTTCCTCCACAGACAGACTGGCGTTGTAGTTAAACTCTACCCCCGGATCGACGGTATTCGGGACATCGAATACAGGTCCCGTGTCGTTTGGCTCATCAAAGAGTTCGTTGGAGTGGTTTCCGTCCAATCGATCCACATCCGTTGTATCTTCCCAAATGTATCCAGTATTTCCAAAGGGATCGTTCATCTCCTCGATCGAGTTGTAGCCCATGCTCTCGGTCAGCGAATCAGGTCGACCGCCCGTCACCCCGTAATGGACCACAATAAGTAAATCGCTTTGATCTTCATCGCCTTCACTCTCTGGAAAGAATTGCTGATACTTTAGATTTGCCGCCAAGTCTTCGACCAGCTCCTCAAAGCTCACATCACTCATGCTGGGATCCGCTATGCCTCCCCCATAATATTTACCCTTCATGAAGAGATAGGTCTGCACCTTCTCCTCCAGATTGCGGGCACGTTCAGTTAAATATTCACCTAGTGCTTCGGCATTTACCACTACCTGATTGGCGCCATTGGCAGCGGCAAAGCTAGTTAGAATAAAGGCGAAAATGATAGCCAAGATCTTTTCAATTTGAGCAAACTTCATGTGAAGGACGTTTGCTGCACCCTACTAATAAAAAGAGATTAAACAAGCTACTTCGCTCTATCCATGTGTGAACAAGAAACGTTGCGGTGCCATTTATTCCAAACAGATGGGTAAAGATTCAAAGAAGGAATTTTGTATCGCCTATCTGGAGCCTGAATACATGATAATGACCATGGTAAGGATTACGATTATTAGCTTGTTAGTTCTACTACCCGCAGCTTTTAAAGCTGCAGATCGAACAATCGGAGAGCTCTTTGCCACCCGGTCGGAAGTGATCGCACAGCATGGCATGGTCGCCACCAGTCAACCGCTCGCAACACAGATAGGCTTGGATATTTTGAAAAAGGGTGGCACCGCCGTGGACGCGGCTATCGCGGCCAATGCAGCCATGGGCCTTATGCGACCTAACAGCAATGGCATCGGAGGAGATCTTCAGAAGCCAACTTGTCCAAAGCCTCATTCAGATCAATGACATGCTCATCATTATTCATCGATTCAGGTAATCCCACCAAATCATCAAATTCTGCCCGCTGATGGTCGCCGCCATGCCGAATCGCCTGCCGAAGCCGTTGGCAGCAATGTGGAAGTGCCAGAGGATGCCCGAAGATGGGATCTAACGGACAAGATAGTCTATGCTGGATTTATTGACGCATACTCTCAATACGGCATGCCGGAAGGCTTGAAGACTTTCAAGTCCGGGGGTGGATCCGAAGGACCCGCTAGAAGGATGAATCCAACGCCTTCTACTCAGGGTGCCTATGCCTGGAATCCTTTAGTAACACCAGAACGAGATGCCTTCGAGGTTTTTAAACCTAATGCGAAAGATGCTGAAAGCTTGAACGATGCCGGATTCACAACCGTGGCTACCTACCCTGCAAGAGGTATTTTCCGTGGGCAAGGCCTCCTGGTTCATGCGGATGGCTCATCCATCAAGGATGCCACGATCAAAAGCCAAATATCGCAGCACATTTGGTTTGATACCTGGAATCAATCCAGGACGGAACGCCCCAATGATTCCTGGATCTATCCAGTGTCTTTGATGGGAAGTATAGCCCAAGTCCGACAGACACTTTATGATGCTCAATGGTATGAAAAGGTCCTACAGGCTTATGACAAGAACCCCGACAAAATGGAGAAGCCAGTTGAAGATTCCGCTTTGGCTTCCCTCCAAGGCCTCATCAACCAAAAGCAATGGGCACTATGGCGTGATGAAGCAGCGCGCTGGTAACACTACCAACTACCAGATTGAAGAGTGCCCCATGTCCATGGGAACCTGTTACGATCATGTCGTAATCATTTTCTTCAATCTCGCTCAACAGCGAATCAACAATAGGACCTTCTAAAAGCAAGGTACTGGCTTCCACTCCCCGTTCTTCAATTCGCTCGGCGAGTTTTTCCAATTTTTTGGTTTCAAGAACCATTGTTTTTTCACACACATCCACGTTGTAGACCGGTGTTGAGCCGTAACCTACAAAGTCAGGCTCTGGCGAACAAACATGGATAATTTTCATTACACCACGAGAAGCAGTCGCTTGGTCGTATGCGGCCTCAACAACCGTATTAGTTACATCTGAGAAGTCAACGGCTACGAGTATTGTTTTGATGGTACCCATAAGGTACACTGCTAACCGAATGCCGCAACCGATCTACCGGGTCATTAGCTAGGCTATTACCGCGATTAATAACCCTTATCCTAATCAAGATCTGAGCTTGGATTTTTCACCGATGCTTCTTCCGTTTTTTTCTTATCCATAGTCCATCCAGTAAATCCATAAATGATAGAGATAACAGGATTTATTAGATTAAGAAATGCGAAAGGAAGATAGGCGAGCGGGTTAACCATCAATGCCGCCATCATCGTAGCACCACAAGTGTTCCAGGGAATGAGTGGCGAAGTGAGCGTACCCGCATCTTCAAGACAGCGAGAGAGGTTCTTTGCCGCTAGGCCAGATTGTTCAAAAGCATCCTTGTACATTCTCCCCGGGACAATGACAGAGAGATATTGATCCGGCGCCAGGACGTTCATACCGATACAGGTTGCCACCGTTGAGGAAACCAAGCGCCCAGTAGTTGTAGCAAACCTTAGGACAGCATTCGAAATGGCAGCCAACATCCCAGTGCCTTCCAGCATTCCACCAAAAGCCATGGCACATAAAATCAACGACACCGTCCACATCATGCTTTCAATACCACCCCGCGAAAGAAGTTCGTCGATTTGAGCTGTTCCCGTCTCCGAAGCATAGCCGGATTGCATAACCGATATCATGTCATTAATCGAAGCCCCTTGAAGCAACACACCTAAAAGCGCTCCAGCAAATCCTCCTCCAAGTAGCGCGGGTAAAGCGGGAACGCGCATGATAATAAGAGCCAAAACAACAGCGGGCGCCAAAAGCAATAGAGGTGAAAAATTGAACAATCCTGCCATGGACGTACTGAGGGCTTCGACTTCTTCCATGCTAGCAGATCCTTCTTTTAAGCGAAGCCCAAGAAGGCCATAAAGGATGAGAGAAATCAGTAAACTAGGAACTGTGGTAAACAGCATGTGCTTGATATGTTCAAACAACTCAGCACCCGCAACAGCCGGAGCCAGATTCGTGGTATCTGAAAGAGGCGAAAGTTTGTCCCCGAAATAGGCACCCGATACAATGGCTCCTGCCACCATGGGTAATGGTAGCTGCAAGCCCTGCCCAACCGCAATCAAAGCCACACCCGCTGTTCCAGCCGTTGACCAGGAACTGCCGGTGGCAAAAGAAACAACGCTGCATATCAAACAGGTAGCGATCAGAAAGATCCCTGGAGTGAGTATCTTTAATCCATAAACTATAAGCAGCGGAACAACGCCGCTGGCTACCCAGGTTCCGATCAAAATCCCGATGGCTACCAAGATAAGAACTGCCGGCATGGCGATCGAAATACTATGAACAATCGAATTCTGTAATTTCTTCCATGGGACTCCAATCGAATAACCAATGATAGCCGTAATCGCGGCGGCCAGAATGAGCGGAATATGAGGGTCTGCTCCAAACACCTTGATGCCCACAAAAAGTAGCACAATCATGGAGATAACTGGAACGAGTGAAAGACCAAGTGAAGGAGTTTTACTTTCGGGAGTAGACATGCTTAATGGACTACCATGCGGGTCAGCTAGCTATTGTCGAGGCTCGGCCCTTACCAGCGCTTAGGCTTTGACCCATTGGTAAATCTTTTTCTACCCTTCTAGTTCAATAAAAACTCAAGATTCAATTATGCAGACCCGTTTCTTCATCACTTTTCTCAGCCTGATCATTACCCTTAGCCTGAGTGCACAGGATTCAACGAACTTCCCTGCTCTGGGTCAGATCAAACAACATCATCCGGATCTGGCAAAATTGCTCGATCACAACGCGCCCATTCAGGTGATCACATCGGGATACGTTTGGACAGAGGGTCCAGCCTGGAATCAGGAGGGACAGTTTCTCGTATTCTC
This genomic stretch from Opitutia bacterium ISCC 52 harbors:
- a CDS encoding DUF1552 domain-containing protein — its product is MKPKSWHMNRRTFLRSATGVAMSLPFLDCMRGSALASTAKSTLPKRLCTIFFPYGASVPANDHEDRDWGWFPVIEGDSFRCTKVMEALNPLREHISVIGGLSHPAGRDIGGHDTGDIFLTGASFGGANFKNTVSMDQLAAEKHGDLTRFSSLVLSSDGGIGMPTRSKTLSFSQSGQPIPGLDKPQQIFDRLFGDGTDTVEENRRRLGTEASMLDQVMDQSQSLRKKLGKQDREKYDEYLTSVRDIEQRVARSQEWLDIPKPKVQEGSVDLDVSTDAPIEYIDTMYDLMYLAFQTDSTRIATYMLSAMNGNVSNQFSKALGLGSQHELAHGAGKPGGFPRQGEWNKCLIDGLARFLGKMAHTPEGEGCMLDNTMVLMGTSNSRTHNNHNYPLVFAGGSNMGFKHDQYHIFNEGDDDKDKPMSNLLFTMLNRMDVTDRGFNDSTGDLSELYG
- a CDS encoding DUF1592 domain-containing protein, whose product is MKVISLSCLISLTAVALLEARTITYEKEVAPLLTKYCVDCHGPDKQKNDVRVDNLDLDFVGGRDRETWHDILDLLHLGDMPPEDEAQPSDEERRTLVDWITEEMTEASEIRRSTNGLGVLRRMTRYEYNNTMSDLLGVELDYATNLPPETASHDGFQNNGSVMGMSSMQLEYYLKAAQYGLSVALVDGEQPKRYEAFTTTNAPRRADRPDPVVNTSNIQPGNSFWLRMMDYPTTGPVTVKVKAHAVIPEGKGPPRMRVRVGLRPDTYVTGGSVGEDIDIWDTAEEPGLYTFHGRLEHYPMLSVTPNFPGFLVNVHNIYDDGGEAMDIFRLRINEQYRELNDPDPEQPWLVVESVSLVVNEFDSWPPKHHTDILYKGLEVPKNETAYAKEVLKRFMTRAYRRPPTKGEVNDILSFYKEVRPVYPIFIDAMRQALSMVLISPQFIYLVEPLEEGEGSRKLDGYEVASRLSYFLWSSMPDDELLSLAKNKKILRASVLRKQVQRMLGAPQAKRFIEQFTDQWLDLQALERVAVNPQFYPDFNERVVPAMRKESQAFFSEILYNDLSALNFLDSDFTMLNEILANHYGIEGVTGNAMIRVPLLPEHRRGGLITQASMLVGNSTGEDSHPIDRAVWILERLLDDPPSPPPANVPSLDPETPGFAQMTLKEQLEIHRLDPACGDCHKNIDPWGIPLENFDAVGLFRSEAIRLVAEKKGQTRDKKELAAVEASDVMPDGHEIQGPEALKAYLLSEKEDQFAEALVRKLTTYALGRSLEFTDREQIDHLTKDFKKDDYRLDDLIDSIVTSKLFLTR
- a CDS encoding sulfatase-like hydrolase/transferase produces the protein MNSIRSTLLFLCFLFVASWSQAEAPNIILMMGDDHGWDEVAYNGHPHLKTPVLDEMAATGLRLDRFYSGHPSCSPTRGSFLTGRHPNRYGTFSPNWSMRPEEITIGHLMKQAGYRTGHFGKWHVGPVKKASPTSPGAMGFDEWLSHDNFFELDPVLVRNGGKPKKYPGESSEIVIDETIRFIGDAQKKKQPFMAVVWFGSPHEPYMGLPEDLALYDDLPQKYAKKKVKLTSVETGQSSTQILRDVLQVRYAEITAMDRAIGKLRDHLENEGLRDNTIVFYCGDNGVPSSGNGATNPFRALKGSVYEGGVRVPGVLEWPAMISQPRSSDLNTVTSDLLPTLAELVGQPLPDRPIDGVSLTPLLSGEMKERPSPIMFWNFDTGPEEANSDKPYIDPKLQEGTTPLIKMMAGKYTRTFRNYHHSEIKDTDYNGSRTLLHERYKLVIDGEKDNGVELFDVVRDPYETTNLAEELPAITASLQDQMKNWQDSVINSLTAADY
- a CDS encoding gamma-glutamyltransferase, producing the protein MTMVRITIISLLVLLPAAFKAADRTIGELFATRSEVIAQHGMVATSQPLATQIGLDILKKGGTAVDAAIAANAAMGLMRPNSNGIGGDLQKPTCPKPHSDQ
- a CDS encoding universal stress protein, with amino-acid sequence MGTIKTILVAVDFSDVTNTVVEAAYDQATASRGVMKIIHVCSPEPDFVGYGSTPVYNVDVCEKTMVLETKKLEKLAERIEERGVEASTLLLEGPIVDSLLSEIEENDYDMIVTGSHGHGALFNLVVGSVTSALLHHAIVPIAFG